The following coding sequences are from one Deinococcus aerius window:
- a CDS encoding ABC transporter substrate-binding protein has protein sequence MKRILATTVTLAAAGLSVFALAQGLPKLAVKKTYKVGFAQTESNNPWRLAQTKSMQDEAKKLGWQLVYTDAAGSAAKQVSDVDSMIAQRVDAIFLAPREEKPLAAAVKKARAAGIPVILLDRNVDQSLAKPGVDYVTFIGSDFVKEGQRAAEWLTKKMNGKATIIELQGTTGSSPANDRKAGFANYIKKYPGMKIVASQTGDFARDKGRQVMETLLQAHPDVTAVYAHNDEMALGAIAALEAAGKKPGKDVILVSIDGEKDALQAIIDGKLGATVECNPRFGPKAFETLQRYARGEKIPAKIINPDRFFDASNAKASLSTSY, from the coding sequence ATGAAGCGAATCCTCGCCACCACGGTCACGCTCGCCGCCGCCGGACTCTCGGTCTTCGCCCTCGCCCAGGGGCTGCCCAAGCTCGCCGTGAAGAAGACCTACAAGGTCGGCTTCGCGCAGACCGAGAGCAACAACCCCTGGCGCCTGGCGCAAACCAAGTCCATGCAGGACGAGGCCAAGAAGCTGGGCTGGCAGCTCGTGTACACCGACGCCGCCGGGTCCGCCGCCAAGCAGGTCAGCGACGTGGACTCCATGATCGCCCAGCGGGTGGACGCGATCTTCCTCGCCCCGCGTGAGGAAAAGCCGCTCGCCGCCGCGGTGAAAAAGGCGCGGGCCGCGGGCATCCCCGTCATCCTCCTCGACCGCAACGTGGACCAGTCGCTGGCGAAGCCGGGCGTGGACTACGTGACCTTTATCGGCTCGGACTTCGTGAAGGAAGGCCAGCGCGCCGCCGAGTGGCTCACGAAGAAGATGAACGGCAAGGCCACCATCATCGAGCTGCAGGGCACGACCGGCTCCAGCCCCGCGAACGACCGCAAGGCGGGCTTTGCCAACTACATCAAGAAGTACCCGGGCATGAAGATCGTCGCCTCGCAGACCGGCGACTTCGCCCGCGACAAGGGCCGCCAGGTTATGGAGACGCTGCTCCAGGCCCACCCCGACGTGACGGCCGTGTACGCCCACAACGACGAGATGGCCCTGGGCGCCATCGCCGCGCTGGAGGCGGCGGGCAAGAAGCCCGGCAAGGACGTGATCCTGGTCTCCATCGACGGCGAGAAGGACGCCCTGCAGGCGATCATCGACGGCAAGCTGGGCGCCACCGTGGAGTGCAACCCGCGCTTCGGCCCCAAGGCGTTCGAGACGCTGCAACGGTACGCCAGGGGCGAGAAGATTCCCGCCAAGATCATCAACCCCGACCGCTTCTTCGACGCGAGCAACGCCAAGGCCAGCCTCAGCACCTCGTACTGA
- a CDS encoding sugar ABC transporter ATP-binding protein yields MNPAQPLLVMEGITKTFPGVLALQDASLRVGPGEVHALIGQNGAGKSTLIKILTGAYRRDRGTIRLAGQEVDFHSPQAAQRGGISTIYQEVNLVGFRSVAENVFLGREPRRSLLIDWRAMNAEAKRVLERFDVRVDVTRPLASYSVAVQQMVAIARAVSYQSRLVIMDEPTSSLDDREVETLFGVIRQLKAEGVSVVFVSHRLDELYAVCDRVTIMRDGRTVDERAMGEISKLELVAKMLGKEIGEVRREGETAFERTGPPGETVLDARDLRSGTALRGASVNVRAGEIVGLAGLLGSGRSETARAIFGADELTGGELRVNGKPADFHSPADAISRGIGFCSEDRKTEGIIPHMTVRENLTLALLPALSRAGIVDPARQAEVVDRFITRLGIKTAGPDQKIRELSGGNQQKVLLARWLCLNPKLLLLDEPTRGIDVGAKAEIQGLLSELAREGMGVLMISSELEELAEGSNRVVVLRDGRSVAELPREGLTQDAIMTAMAHGSAPIEADGGAHA; encoded by the coding sequence GTGAACCCAGCGCAACCCCTCCTCGTGATGGAGGGCATCACCAAGACCTTCCCCGGCGTCCTTGCCCTCCAGGACGCCTCGCTGCGCGTCGGGCCGGGCGAGGTCCACGCCCTGATCGGGCAGAACGGGGCGGGCAAGAGCACCCTGATCAAGATCCTGACGGGCGCCTACCGCCGCGACCGCGGCACCATCCGCCTCGCCGGGCAGGAGGTGGACTTCCACTCGCCGCAGGCGGCCCAGCGCGGCGGGATCAGCACGATCTACCAGGAGGTGAACCTCGTCGGCTTCCGCTCGGTGGCGGAGAATGTCTTTTTGGGACGTGAGCCAAGGCGCAGCCTCCTGATCGACTGGCGCGCCATGAACGCGGAGGCGAAGCGAGTGTTGGAACGCTTCGACGTGCGGGTGGACGTGACGCGCCCCCTCGCGTCCTACAGCGTCGCCGTGCAGCAGATGGTCGCCATCGCCCGCGCGGTGTCGTACCAGAGCCGCCTCGTCATCATGGACGAGCCCACCTCCTCCCTCGACGACCGCGAGGTCGAGACGCTGTTCGGGGTCATTCGGCAACTCAAGGCCGAGGGCGTGAGCGTCGTCTTCGTCTCGCACCGCCTGGACGAGCTGTACGCCGTGTGCGACCGGGTCACCATCATGCGCGACGGGCGCACGGTGGACGAGCGCGCGATGGGCGAGATCAGCAAGCTCGAACTCGTGGCGAAGATGCTCGGCAAGGAGATCGGCGAGGTGCGCCGCGAGGGCGAGACGGCCTTCGAGCGCACCGGGCCGCCCGGCGAGACGGTCCTTGACGCGCGGGACCTGCGCTCGGGGACGGCTCTGCGGGGGGCCAGCGTGAACGTCCGCGCGGGCGAAATCGTGGGCCTGGCAGGACTGCTGGGCTCCGGGCGCAGCGAGACGGCCCGGGCGATCTTCGGCGCCGACGAGCTGACGGGGGGCGAGCTGCGGGTGAACGGGAAGCCCGCCGACTTCCATTCCCCCGCCGACGCGATCTCGCGCGGCATCGGCTTCTGCTCCGAGGACCGCAAGACGGAGGGCATCATCCCGCACATGACGGTGCGCGAGAACCTGACGCTCGCGCTGCTCCCCGCCCTGTCCCGCGCGGGGATCGTGGACCCGGCGCGGCAGGCGGAGGTCGTGGACCGCTTCATTACCCGGCTGGGGATCAAGACCGCCGGGCCGGACCAGAAAATCCGCGAACTCTCGGGTGGGAACCAGCAGAAGGTCCTCCTTGCCCGCTGGCTGTGCCTCAACCCCAAGCTCCTGCTCCTCGACGAGCCCACCCGCGGCATCGACGTGGGGGCCAAGGCGGAAATTCAGGGCCTGCTGAGCGAACTCGCCCGCGAGGGGATGGGCGTGCTGATGATCAGCAGCGAGCTGGAGGAGCTGGCGGAGGGCTCCAACCGGGTGGTCGTCCTGCGCGACGGGCGCAGTGTCGCCGAACTCCCCCGCGAGGGCCTGACCCAGGACGCGATCATGACGGCGATGGCGCACGGCTCGGCCCCGATTGAGGCGGACGGAGGCGCCCATGCCTGA
- a CDS encoding ABC transporter permease — MPDSNPNTVTAPPVKSPPRPRVSWLRGNAQILAALGALVLLFLFNALFTPHFLSVQTLNVNLTQVATIVIVAVGMTLVIASGGIDLSVGALMAISGALAPMLFLHPPFGSPALGILLAFTVPVLVAGVFGLFNGTLVTRFGIQPFIATLILFIAGRGIAQVMTNGQLQTFSNTTFQYIGLGRPFGIPFQVILMLVIVALFAWIMARTVFGRYVLAVGGNERAAGLAGVPVRRVKLLVYGISGLLAGIAGLIVIAINSSSDANQVGLNMELDAIAAVAVGGTALTGGRATIIGTLLGALIIQLIRFTLLAKGVPDAAALVVKAAIILLAVYVQRQQH; from the coding sequence ATGCCTGACTCCAACCCCAACACGGTGACCGCCCCCCCGGTGAAGAGCCCCCCCCGGCCCCGCGTCTCCTGGCTGCGGGGCAACGCGCAGATTCTCGCGGCGCTCGGGGCGCTCGTCCTGCTCTTCCTGTTCAACGCCCTCTTCACGCCGCACTTCCTGAGCGTGCAGACCCTCAATGTGAACCTCACCCAGGTCGCCACCATCGTGATCGTCGCGGTCGGGATGACGCTGGTGATCGCCTCGGGCGGGATCGACCTCAGCGTGGGGGCCCTCATGGCGATCAGCGGGGCGCTCGCGCCCATGCTGTTTCTCCACCCGCCGTTCGGGAGCCCGGCTCTGGGCATCCTGCTCGCCTTCACGGTGCCGGTCCTCGTCGCCGGGGTCTTCGGCCTCTTCAACGGCACGCTCGTCACGCGCTTCGGCATCCAGCCCTTCATCGCCACGCTGATCCTCTTCATTGCGGGGCGCGGCATCGCGCAGGTCATGACGAACGGCCAGCTCCAGACCTTTTCCAACACCACCTTCCAGTACATCGGGCTGGGGCGCCCCTTCGGGATTCCCTTTCAGGTGATCCTGATGCTGGTCATCGTCGCGCTGTTCGCCTGGATCATGGCGCGTACCGTGTTCGGGCGCTACGTCCTCGCGGTGGGCGGCAACGAGCGGGCGGCGGGGCTGGCGGGGGTGCCCGTGCGTCGGGTCAAACTCCTCGTGTACGGCATCAGCGGCCTGCTGGCGGGGATCGCGGGGCTGATCGTGATCGCCATCAACTCCTCCTCGGACGCCAATCAGGTCGGGTTGAACATGGAACTCGACGCCATCGCCGCCGTCGCGGTGGGGGGCACGGCGCTCACGGGCGGGAGGGCGACGATCATCGGGACGCTGCTCGGGGCGCTCATCATCCAACTGATCCGCTTCACGCTGCTCGCCAAGGGGGTGCCGGACGCGGCGGCCCTCGTGGTGAAGGCCGCGATCATCCTCCTCGCCGTCTACGTGCAGCGGCAGCAGCACTAG
- a CDS encoding ABC transporter permease yields the protein MSLLNSPADLAQDRRARVASVLQRYGVLVALALLLLFGALRYPGFLGAYNVFTVLGYNSMFGLIALGMTFVIITGGIDLSVGSVAAFASVIGALLSPHGLWPALLGAVAAATLLGLINGLLIAYARILPFITTLAMLLAARGLALLFAGNQSVSVDYDHGFTALGQGNLGGVPYTAILLGVAYIVGALVLRSTPFGRHVLAVGGNEEAARLMGLNVERVKVLVYTLSGAMAGLAGVILASQFGAGQPTEGLGWELTAIASVVVGGTLLTGGLGSVGSTLVGVLLLGIIFNILNFENGRGTISLSAYWQSVIRGAFLLLVVVLQNQLTQRKGRRT from the coding sequence ATGTCCCTGCTCAATTCCCCCGCTGACCTCGCCCAGGACCGCCGCGCCCGCGTGGCGAGCGTGCTGCAACGCTACGGCGTTCTCGTGGCGCTCGCGCTGCTGCTGCTGTTCGGCGCGCTGCGTTACCCGGGCTTCCTGGGTGCCTACAACGTGTTCACGGTGCTCGGCTACAACTCCATGTTCGGCCTGATCGCGCTGGGCATGACCTTCGTGATCATCACGGGCGGCATCGACCTCTCGGTGGGGAGCGTCGCGGCGTTCGCCAGCGTGATCGGCGCGCTGCTCAGCCCGCACGGCCTGTGGCCCGCCCTGCTAGGGGCGGTGGCGGCGGCCACGCTGCTCGGCCTGATCAACGGCCTGCTCATCGCGTACGCGCGCATCCTGCCCTTCATCACGACGCTCGCCATGCTGCTCGCGGCGCGGGGGCTGGCCCTGCTGTTCGCGGGCAACCAGTCCGTCAGCGTGGACTACGACCACGGCTTCACGGCGCTCGGCCAGGGGAACCTGGGCGGGGTGCCATACACGGCGATCCTGCTCGGCGTGGCCTACATCGTCGGCGCTCTCGTGCTGCGCTCCACCCCCTTCGGTCGCCACGTCCTCGCGGTCGGCGGCAACGAGGAGGCCGCCCGGTTGATGGGCCTGAACGTCGAGCGGGTGAAGGTGCTCGTCTACACCCTGTCCGGCGCGATGGCCGGGCTGGCGGGCGTGATCCTCGCCTCGCAGTTCGGGGCCGGGCAGCCGACCGAGGGACTGGGATGGGAGCTGACCGCCATCGCGTCCGTGGTCGTCGGCGGCACGCTGCTGACCGGGGGCCTCGGCTCCGTCGGCAGCACCCTCGTGGGCGTCCTGCTCCTGGGCATCATCTTCAACATCCTCAACTTCGAGAACGGGCGCGGCACAATCAGCCTCAGCGCCTACTGGCAGAGCGTGATTCGCGGCGCCTTCCTGCTGCTGGTGGTCGTGCTGCAAAACCAACTGACGCAGCGCAAGGGGCGCCGGACCTGA
- a CDS encoding phytanoyl-CoA dioxygenase family protein: MTTADNAKPAPSMSMSAEAPAATDNQAPINATPYADPRYSVPAIMAGLYGDGIIGLKGAFSREWVARLGEELAVLYQQALARPGGAVGRGTNRHYVEIHPEDISGFYDLVTHPWVQTVCESVLGPNYKIVEIGFDVPNPGAKDQPWHRDFRATSETLVDRRLNSLAFNLTTVDVEEDMGPFEIAPGTQWDDPSEYDHGMFPPVSLYPRYHALAQRKYPKMGDISVRSALTIHRGTANTSNKPRPVLVLGVDAPGAGHDEWHDLQFTKEYYEKLPQNVKDHLICRVVDQLEPIMQGHTIEGLMMGDA, translated from the coding sequence ATGACCACCGCGGATAACGCCAAGCCCGCCCCCTCCATGAGCATGAGCGCCGAGGCCCCGGCCGCCACCGACAATCAGGCCCCGATCAACGCCACGCCCTACGCCGACCCGCGCTACAGCGTGCCCGCCATCATGGCCGGGCTCTACGGTGACGGCATCATCGGCCTCAAGGGGGCCTTCTCCCGCGAGTGGGTCGCCCGGCTCGGGGAGGAACTCGCCGTGCTGTACCAGCAGGCCCTGGCCCGCCCCGGCGGCGCCGTCGGTCGCGGCACCAACCGCCACTACGTCGAGATTCACCCCGAGGACATCAGCGGCTTCTACGACCTCGTCACCCACCCCTGGGTGCAGACGGTCTGCGAGAGCGTGCTGGGGCCCAACTACAAGATCGTGGAGATCGGCTTCGACGTGCCCAATCCCGGCGCCAAGGATCAGCCCTGGCACCGCGACTTCCGCGCGACGAGCGAGACGCTGGTGGACCGCCGCCTGAACTCGCTCGCCTTCAACCTCACGACGGTGGATGTCGAGGAGGACATGGGCCCCTTCGAGATCGCCCCGGGCACCCAGTGGGACGACCCCAGCGAGTACGACCACGGCATGTTCCCGCCGGTGTCGCTCTACCCCCGCTACCACGCGCTCGCGCAGCGCAAGTACCCCAAGATGGGCGACATCTCGGTGCGCAGCGCCCTCACCATCCACCGCGGCACGGCGAACACCAGCAACAAGCCGCGCCCGGTGCTCGTCCTCGGCGTGGACGCCCCCGGCGCGGGCCACGACGAGTGGCACGACCTGCAATTCACGAAGGAGTATTACGAGAAGCTCCCCCAGAACGTCAAAGATCACCTGATCTGCCGGGTGGTGGACCAGCTCGAACCCATCATGCAGGGCCACACCATCGAGGGCCTGATGATGGGAGACGCCTGA
- a CDS encoding gamma-glutamyl-gamma-aminobutyrate hydrolase family protein translates to MNARPLIGLSTSNSGEGGSRQLSSVPRHYARAVERVGGTPILLPSLPELAADYAARVDAVLLTGGVDVHPRHYGQAPKRGLGEVDEERDAFEIALYRAARELGKPVLGICRGMQMMNVLEGGTLHQHLPDVPGVWADHAQLGRGATLGHEVTFISGSALGRAHGPAALLNSHHHQAVDEVAPTLTVTATAPDGVIEGVEGDGLIGVQWHPELLVERHPHALGTFTAFTALLGVPV, encoded by the coding sequence ATGAACGCCCGTCCCCTGATTGGCCTCAGCACGTCGAACTCGGGCGAGGGCGGCTCGCGGCAACTCAGCAGCGTGCCGCGACACTATGCCCGGGCGGTCGAGCGGGTGGGAGGCACGCCCATCCTGCTCCCGAGCCTGCCCGAGCTGGCCGCCGACTACGCCGCGCGGGTGGACGCCGTTCTCCTGACGGGGGGCGTGGACGTGCATCCCCGCCACTACGGCCAGGCCCCGAAGCGCGGATTGGGCGAGGTGGACGAGGAGCGGGACGCCTTTGAGATCGCGCTGTACCGGGCGGCGCGCGAACTCGGCAAACCCGTGCTGGGCATCTGCCGGGGGATGCAGATGATGAACGTGCTGGAGGGCGGCACCCTCCACCAGCACCTGCCCGACGTGCCCGGCGTCTGGGCGGACCATGCCCAACTCGGACGGGGCGCCACGCTGGGCCACGAGGTCACCTTCATTTCAGGAAGCGCGCTGGGCCGCGCCCATGGCCCTGCCGCCCTGCTCAACTCCCACCACCACCAGGCGGTGGACGAGGTCGCGCCCACCCTGACGGTCACGGCGACGGCCCCGGACGGGGTGATCGAGGGGGTGGAGGGCGACGGCCTGATCGGCGTGCAGTGGCACCCCGAGCTGCTGGTCGAGCGGCATCCCCACGCGCTGGGAACCTTTACGGCGTTCACGGCCCTGCTCGGCGTGCCGGTGTAG
- a CDS encoding response regulator — translation MPQTTRDPASLPRMRRAPLDVLLVEDNPADVLYTHVMFEEVDPDLHLHVVGNGEEALAFLRREGVYGCAPRPALVLLDLNLPRMDGLEVLAHVRADEALRELFVVALISSPAEVEMWAARQTGASDFLPKPVDPAAVRRLLTGGEPSWLEEQPGERLGAVG, via the coding sequence ATGCCCCAGACCACCCGCGACCCTGCCTCCCTCCCACGGATGCGCCGCGCCCCCCTGGACGTGCTTCTGGTGGAAGACAACCCCGCGGACGTGCTGTACACCCACGTGATGTTCGAGGAGGTGGACCCCGACCTGCACCTGCACGTGGTGGGGAACGGGGAGGAGGCGCTGGCGTTCCTGCGCCGCGAGGGCGTGTACGGCTGCGCCCCCCGGCCCGCCCTGGTGCTGCTCGACCTCAACCTGCCGCGGATGGATGGGCTGGAGGTGCTGGCCCACGTGCGCGCGGACGAGGCGCTCCGTGAGCTGTTCGTCGTGGCGCTGATCAGCTCGCCCGCCGAGGTCGAGATGTGGGCGGCGCGGCAGACGGGGGCCTCGGACTTCCTCCCCAAGCCCGTGGACCCGGCGGCCGTTCGGCGCCTCCTCACGGGGGGTGAGCCCTCCTGGCTGGAGGAGCAGCCCGGAGAACGCCTGGGGGCCGTGGGCTGA
- the paaK gene encoding phenylacetate--CoA ligase PaaK — protein sequence MFQPGLEALPVPELRALQLARLREMVARQYERVPAYRAKFGAAGVTPDDLRTLGDLARFPLTRKADLRDNYPLGLSCVPRGELRRLHASSGTTGKPTVVAYDANDLDVFAEVVARSLYAAGARPGMTFHNAYGYGLFTGGLGTHAGAERLGLCTVPVSGGGTERQVGLILDLEPEVIACTPSYALVLAGEFARRGIRPEDLSLRYAVLGAEPWTEKTRREVEERLGVIATNIYGLSEIIGPGVSNEDAAEQRGSYLWEDHFYPEIVDAGTGEPLPDGEWGVLVLSSMTRTAMPVLRYWTGDITRLIPEDREPNTTGRTMRRMDQIRGRADDLIILRGVNVYPTQLEAVLVGMGQVSPHYHIVLTRTGARDDLTLQVETETESPALRAEIERLIKAQVGVTVRCELCVPGSLPRSEGGKLRRVTDLRGEEG from the coding sequence ATGTTCCAACCTGGCCTTGAGGCGCTCCCCGTGCCCGAGCTGCGCGCCCTGCAACTCGCGCGGCTCCGGGAGATGGTCGCCCGGCAATACGAGCGCGTGCCCGCCTACCGGGCGAAGTTCGGGGCGGCGGGCGTCACCCCGGACGATCTGCGAACGCTGGGCGACCTGGCCCGCTTTCCCCTGACGCGCAAGGCGGACCTGCGGGACAACTACCCGCTGGGCCTCTCGTGCGTGCCCCGGGGGGAGCTGCGACGGTTGCACGCGAGCAGCGGCACAACCGGCAAGCCCACGGTGGTCGCCTACGACGCGAACGACCTCGATGTATTCGCGGAGGTCGTCGCCCGGTCCCTGTATGCGGCGGGCGCGCGGCCCGGCATGACCTTCCACAATGCCTACGGCTACGGCCTCTTCACGGGGGGGCTGGGCACCCACGCGGGGGCCGAGCGGCTGGGCCTGTGCACCGTGCCCGTGTCGGGCGGCGGCACCGAGCGGCAGGTCGGGCTGATCCTCGATCTGGAGCCCGAGGTGATCGCCTGCACGCCGAGTTACGCGCTCGTGCTGGCGGGGGAGTTCGCCCGGCGGGGTATCCGCCCGGAGGACCTCTCCCTGCGCTACGCCGTGCTGGGCGCCGAGCCCTGGACCGAGAAGACCCGCCGGGAGGTCGAGGAGCGGCTGGGCGTGATCGCCACCAACATCTACGGCCTGTCGGAGATCATCGGCCCCGGCGTCTCCAACGAGGACGCCGCCGAGCAGCGCGGCAGCTACCTCTGGGAGGACCACTTCTACCCCGAGATCGTGGACGCGGGGACGGGCGAGCCCCTCCCCGACGGCGAGTGGGGCGTGCTCGTGCTGTCCTCCATGACCCGCACCGCCATGCCCGTGCTGCGCTACTGGACGGGCGACATCACCCGCCTGATCCCCGAGGACCGCGAGCCCAACACCACCGGGCGCACGATGCGCCGCATGGACCAGATTCGTGGCCGCGCCGATGACCTCATCATCCTGCGCGGGGTGAACGTGTATCCCACCCAACTGGAGGCCGTGCTGGTCGGCATGGGCCAGGTCAGCCCGCACTACCACATCGTCCTGACGCGCACCGGCGCCCGCGACGACCTCACCCTGCAGGTCGAGACCGAGACGGAGAGCCCCGCGCTCCGGGCCGAGATCGAGCGGCTGATCAAGGCGCAGGTCGGCGTGACGGTGCGCTGCGAACTGTGCGTGCCCGGCTCCCTGCCCCGCAGCGAGGGTGGCAAGCTCAGGCGCGTGACCGACCTGCGGGGGGAGGAGGGGTAG
- a CDS encoding metallophosphoesterase, with translation MILKRVLSALGWGVFTFGTLGVANTYRFTTTRHGLALTGLTRPVRIVHLSDLHYGLFVGRGTVRRWVDAVRREQPDLIAITGDFLDSGVGGQRHHNLLEELSRLRAPLGVYAVWGNHDWTSLNTNATRVAFAEQLRLHGVTLINNAGVQVRDDLYMAGVDDWWFGMQDLDAALRGYTGGAVVLLAHNPDYLTQVPSRVNLTLSGHTHGGQVRLPLFGPLKRRSTLLNVLQGWVRGARIVQSPAEGTPVDAPDGHALGFVSRGLGVTGVPMRWACPAELAVLDLEPGT, from the coding sequence ATGATCCTCAAGCGCGTCCTGTCCGCCCTCGGCTGGGGCGTCTTCACCTTCGGCACGCTGGGAGTAGCCAACACCTACCGGTTCACCACCACCCGCCACGGCCTCGCCCTGACCGGCCTGACCCGGCCCGTGCGGATCGTGCATCTCAGCGACCTGCACTACGGCCTGTTCGTGGGGCGCGGCACCGTGCGGCGCTGGGTGGACGCGGTCCGGCGCGAGCAGCCTGACCTGATCGCCATCACGGGCGATTTTCTGGACAGCGGCGTCGGCGGCCAACGGCACCACAACCTGCTGGAAGAGCTGTCCCGGCTCCGCGCGCCCCTGGGCGTGTATGCCGTGTGGGGCAACCACGACTGGACGAGCCTGAATACGAACGCGACCCGGGTGGCCTTCGCCGAGCAGCTCCGCCTGCACGGCGTCACCCTGATCAACAACGCGGGCGTTCAGGTCCGCGACGACCTGTATATGGCGGGCGTCGACGACTGGTGGTTCGGGATGCAGGACTTGGACGCGGCGCTGCGCGGCTATACGGGTGGGGCGGTCGTGCTGCTCGCCCACAACCCGGACTACCTGACGCAGGTGCCGTCCCGGGTGAACCTCACGCTGAGCGGGCACACTCACGGCGGACAGGTGCGCCTGCCGCTGTTCGGGCCCCTCAAGCGCCGCTCGACGCTGCTGAACGTGCTGCAGGGGTGGGTGCGCGGCGCCCGTATCGTGCAGTCGCCCGCCGAGGGCACGCCGGTTGACGCGCCCGACGGGCACGCGCTCGGGTTCGTGTCGCGCGGCCTGGGCGTGACCGGCGTGCCCATGCGCTGGGCCTGCCCGGCCGAACTCGCCGTGCTGGATCTGGAACCCGGCACCTGA
- a CDS encoding MATE family efflux transporter, producing the protein MTSGAHLPSSSSRRGELAALLRLAGPVTLSQFASNALTLVSTAVIGRLGEAQLAAAAYANATYYLVFIVLLGVMLSVGPRVAQAHGAGDAAGVSRALRGGLWLALGLSALALPLMWGVAALLPALAPEGIRADLSATYLRLYALGMLPMLAFTALRGTLEGTGRPRTVTAIALGGVALVALLSPALAFGWGPLPALGLAGAAAASALTAWGTALALLPVALRRAPRVSGLGPRHLRAEVRALLALGWPIGLTLGAEGGMFSVTALLMARFGSEALAAHNVALQVITAVFMIPLGLATATGIRVAHAAGAGDRAGARRAGLTGIAVAAGVMVCFAGLELLAPRTVLGVFVNVGDPGNAALIATATALLAIAALFQTVDGVQVTANAALRGLHDTRWPLLISLGAYWVVGLGTGLILAFGLDGGPRGLWFGLTAGLVTAAAALLTRFLHRTRPGRPELTGAD; encoded by the coding sequence GTGACCAGCGGCGCACACCTCCCCTCTTCCTCCTCCCGCAGGGGGGAACTCGCCGCCCTGCTGCGGCTCGCGGGGCCGGTGACCCTGTCGCAGTTCGCGTCGAACGCCCTGACCCTGGTGAGCACGGCGGTGATCGGGCGGCTGGGCGAGGCGCAGCTCGCGGCGGCGGCGTACGCCAACGCCACCTACTACCTGGTCTTCATCGTGCTGCTGGGCGTGATGCTCTCGGTCGGGCCGCGCGTGGCGCAGGCGCACGGGGCCGGGGACGCCGCAGGCGTGTCACGCGCCCTGAGGGGCGGGCTGTGGCTCGCGCTGGGCCTGTCCGCCCTCGCCCTCCCGCTGATGTGGGGCGTGGCGGCCCTGCTCCCGGCCCTGGCCCCGGAGGGCATCCGGGCCGACCTCTCCGCGACCTACCTGCGGCTCTACGCGCTGGGGATGCTGCCGATGCTGGCGTTCACGGCCCTGCGCGGCACCCTGGAGGGCACCGGGCGGCCCCGCACCGTCACGGCGATCGCGCTGGGCGGCGTGGCGCTGGTGGCGCTGCTCAGCCCGGCGCTCGCCTTCGGCTGGGGGCCGCTGCCCGCGCTGGGGCTGGCGGGGGCGGCGGCGGCGAGCGCGCTGACGGCGTGGGGAACGGCGCTGGCCCTGCTGCCGGTCGCCCTGCGCCGCGCGCCCCGGGTTTCCGGCCTGGGACCCCGGCACCTGCGCGCCGAGGTCCGGGCCCTGCTCGCCCTGGGCTGGCCCATCGGCCTGACCCTGGGGGCCGAGGGGGGCATGTTCAGCGTGACGGCCCTGCTGATGGCCCGCTTCGGGAGCGAGGCTCTGGCGGCGCACAACGTCGCGCTCCAGGTCATCACGGCGGTGTTCATGATTCCCCTCGGGCTGGCGACGGCCACGGGCATCCGGGTCGCGCACGCGGCGGGGGCGGGGGACCGGGCCGGGGCGCGCCGGGCGGGCCTGACCGGCATCGCGGTCGCGGCGGGCGTGATGGTGTGCTTCGCGGGGCTGGAGCTGCTCGCGCCGCGCACGGTGCTGGGCGTGTTCGTGAACGTGGGGGACCCGGGCAACGCCGCGCTGATCGCCACGGCCACCGCCCTGCTCGCCATCGCCGCCCTGTTCCAGACGGTGGACGGGGTGCAGGTCACCGCCAACGCCGCCCTGCGCGGGCTGCACGACACCCGCTGGCCGCTGCTGATCTCGCTCGGGGCGTACTGGGTGGTCGGGCTGGGCACCGGCCTGATCCTCGCCTTCGGGCTGGATGGGGGGCCGCGCGGGCTGTGGTTCGGTCTGACCGCAGGGCTGGTCACGGCGGCGGCGGCGCTGCTGACGCGCTTCCTGCACCGGACGCGGCCCGGACGACCGGAGCTCACCGGGGCCGACTGA
- a CDS encoding MerR family transcriptional regulator, with translation MTSPTPVTFYTTAELAREAGVTRRTVMHYAELGLLTPDQVTASGRALYGPYALRLLRDVMDLRALGVPLDEVRDMVTLRRATHTIGGTYRRDWTREDIPLTDERLRIIHARLRLLQEAYARQADGLARFDRWLTKRFTGGDVAPLEVGEED, from the coding sequence CTGACCTCCCCCACCCCCGTCACCTTCTACACGACCGCCGAACTCGCGCGGGAGGCGGGGGTGACCCGGCGCACGGTGATGCACTACGCCGAACTCGGCCTGCTGACGCCCGATCAGGTCACCGCCTCGGGCCGGGCGCTGTACGGCCCCTACGCCCTGCGGCTGCTGCGCGACGTGATGGACCTGCGCGCCCTGGGTGTTCCGCTCGACGAGGTGCGCGACATGGTGACGCTGCGCCGCGCCACCCATACCATAGGCGGCACCTACCGCCGCGACTGGACCCGCGAGGACATCCCCCTGACCGACGAGCGGCTGCGGATTATCCATGCCCGGCTGCGCCTGCTGCAAGAGGCGTACGCCCGCCAGGCCGACGGCCTCGCCCGCTTCGACCGCTGGCTGACGAAGCGCTTCACCGGGGGGGACGTGGCACCGCTGGAGGTGGGGGAGGAGGACTGA